The region CGAGCGCCAACCGGTCAACCACCCGGTGAGCCTGTATGCCGCGAGCAAGAAAGCCAATGAGCTGATGGCCCACACTTACAGCCACCTGTACGGGCTGCCGGCTACCGGTCTGCGCTTCTTCACGGTGTATGGGCCTTGGGGACGGCCGGACATGGCCCCGATGCTGTTCGCCCGGGCGATCCTGGCGGGTGAACCGATCAAGGTGTTCAACCATGGCCGGATGCAGCGGGATTTCACGTATATCGACGACATCGTGGAAGGAGTGCTGCGCTGCTGCGATCAACCAGCTACAGCAAACCCCGATTTCGATCCCCAGCAGCCGGACCCTGCAACGGCGGCGGCGCCGCACCGGGTGTTCAACATTGGCAACAGCCAGCCCACGGAGCTGTTGCGTTTCATCGAGGTGATGGAGCAGGCCCTTGGCTGTGATGCGATCAAGGATTTCCAGCTGATGCAGCCCGGTGATGTCGTGGCCACGGCTGCTGATACCAAGGCATTGGAGGATTGGGTGGGATTCAGGCCCTCAACAGCGATTGAAGTTGGTATGGCGAAGTTCGCAGAGTGGTATCGGGACTTCTACGGGGTCTGACTCTGAAGCGTGGCCACAGGAGAAGAGGAGGCCAAAAAAAACCGGCACAGGGCCGGTTGAACAATCAAACGCAACCTGAAAATCAGGCGGAACCGACGCCGGTGTATGAGCCGTAGAAAAACAGGCCGACCACGAACAGAACAGCCATACCACCTGCTGTGGCCACAAGCCACAGGGGCAGAACGCCTTCAGTCCAGCGGGAGCGCCAGGGCACTGCAGGACGACCATCAGGAAGACGGTCGGGAATTCGACCATCGGGGAAGGGAGACTTCTTGCCGCTCATGGGTCGAACCTCAGTTGAAGAAGTAGCTGGACATCAACACGCCGGTGACAAACACAAACAGCAGGCCCAGGTAAAGGCTGGTGCGGTTGAGTTCAACCGGAAGATTGTTCGGATTGGGGTTGCGTTGCATGGTGCTGATCAGCGACGGATGAATTGCATCGCGGCGAGGGCGCCGAGGAAAAACACAGTCGGAACACCGAGTGTGTGAAGGGCCAGCCAACGCACCGTGAAGATCGGATAGTTGCGTGGGGTGGTGGCGACGGGGGTTTGTGACATGGGTTATTTCAGGCGGACGTCGAGTTCGGATTTGCCCTCGTAGCGCTGGCTCACCACAGGAGCCTTGCTCTCGGAGGCCTGGAAGTAAGCATCCGGACGAGGCGTGCCGAAAGCGTCGTAGGCCAGGCCGGTGGACACGAACAGGAACCCGGCAAGGAAGATCGATGGAAGAGTCACGAAGTGAATCACCCAGTAGCGGATGCTCGTGATGATTTCGAAGAACGGGCGTTCCCCTGTAGAGCCTGCAGCCATAGCTCATGCATATCAGCTCGGCGATCCTAGGGGGTGATGACGGGTCGCCGAGTGAGGCCTGAGCCCTTGGTTACACAGCGTTGCCCACCCAACGCAACAGGTTGCCGCGCTCACCCAGCACAAAGGCGTGATCCCCATCGAACACCATGCGGGTGAAATTGCTGGGCTGGCGATCGCCCACGGGATCGATCTCCCAGCTGTCAGCACCGTCGCGACTCACCAGCAGGGTGCCGTTGCCGCCGCCGGCCCAGATCGTGCCATCGTCATCCCAGGCCATATCCATGTAGCCGTAACCGTTGGTGATCGGGATGATCGCCTTGGTCCAGCTTTCGAGGTTCCCCGGTTCGTCGTTCAGGCGGATCTGAGCCCCACGGGCCACCATCCAGAG is a window of Synechococcus sp. A15-24 DNA encoding:
- a CDS encoding NAD-dependent epimerase, whose translation is MTRTVLVTGAAGFIGAALSQRLLARGERVVGLDNLNNYYDPALKQARLRQVEAMALKGAWRFELISLEDGDALTALFAEERPDVVVNLAAQAGVRYSLENPAAYIQSNLVGFGHILEGCRHHDVGHLVYASSSSVYGGNSNLPFHERQPVNHPVSLYAASKKANELMAHTYSHLYGLPATGLRFFTVYGPWGRPDMAPMLFARAILAGEPIKVFNHGRMQRDFTYIDDIVEGVLRCCDQPATANPDFDPQQPDPATAAAPHRVFNIGNSQPTELLRFIEVMEQALGCDAIKDFQLMQPGDVVATAADTKALEDWVGFRPSTAIEVGMAKFAEWYRDFYGV
- a CDS encoding photosystem II reaction center protein J codes for the protein MSGKKSPFPDGRIPDRLPDGRPAVPWRSRWTEGVLPLWLVATAGGMAVLFVVGLFFYGSYTGVGSA
- a CDS encoding photosystem II reaction center protein L, whose amino-acid sequence is MQRNPNPNNLPVELNRTSLYLGLLFVFVTGVLMSSYFFN
- the psbF gene encoding cytochrome b559 subunit beta, with translation MSQTPVATTPRNYPIFTVRWLALHTLGVPTVFFLGALAAMQFIRR
- the psbE gene encoding cytochrome b559 subunit alpha translates to MAAGSTGERPFFEIITSIRYWVIHFVTLPSIFLAGFLFVSTGLAYDAFGTPRPDAYFQASESKAPVVSQRYEGKSELDVRLK